TCCTTGGCCATATGGCACACGACCAGCATCCCGTCGGGCATGACCACTACGTGGTCTCATTGCCTGAGGCCTAGCGGCAAGAGGCAAAACACCTCTTGGCCTCGCAAGATGTCTTTGAACAGGCCGAGCATGAAGACCATGAGAGGGGCGGTTCATGTCCTTCCTGCTCGACTCAGAAACTGAGAGCACCAagtggggggtgaataggtgatcctgcaaatttcaacaataaatagccaacacttggttatgaaatgttagtgcaattaaaaccaagttgctaaagtgTGAATTCTAGAAGAAAGCCAATCACAAATAAGATGGACGCAAGATGCAgtgatttatcctgtggttcggccaatgcctacttccacgttgtggtgacctccttcggtcaaggattgcactcaatccttctcaggtgatccaatgatcaactttgagtaccacggctatcttccttagtaatctttctcccgtttgcgaggaatctccacagattggagcCTGTCACCCTTACAATTTTATCACAAGAGAAGCACAGTAGTAAGTGAGGGAGagtaacacacacaagactcaaatccgcagcacaaacacgcacacaagccaagacttgagctcaaaacacagcacagagagttcacaactcaaacggagctcaaatcactaacatgatcgatcaaatgcgtggatgtaacaccccaggtgttatctCCCGTTAAACAGCGATTACGGACTTAAGTAGGGTATGTCAGTAAGGATAACCATATTCATATCCTAATCATCTTCGTCTAtctcgattttaatatcgcatctgtttctgtCTATTTCGACCCTTCCTAAAATTTTCGCGAATTTCGTAACGTAATTGTTGTGAAAGCTTGCGAGTCATGTGCCCAAATAAAATCTATCGAGTAAGCGAATAAGAATTCGGATAGCAGGCAAAATTCGTTTAGGTTCAACTAAATCAAATGTCGACTAAAATATCGAATCAGATCTCGTCTGGTTTAGTCCGTCTATATCTCGCTCCCGTGACAATGCTGACGTCGTCTCCAGGGAATTCCGATTGCGATGCCACATTCGGCTCGCACCGTTTAAAATTTAGTTATTTCTAAAGTGTCGAATCTTGTGTCCGTTTAAAAGTATAAATTAGAGAATATGAACCCGGAAGCCTGACCCACTCTGATGATTTTATCCCTAAACAAATTTATTTAGAACTCGACGAATGAAGTTTTCGGAACAAATTATCAGAGCCAGAACCGTTAATCCTCTGATTTTTCCGTTTTGTAATTCGGAGAATGAAATGTGTAGCCGTATAGCGTGTCGACCCAGTATACATCACTAAAACTCGTGATCCAAAATATCTgcgatatttttttaaaaaaaatggggAAAGGAAACTAGAAAAATCTTCTCTTCCCTTCGTTATCTCCATCCGCCGCTCTTCCGTAGATATTCTTCTGCTCACGTTAGGCTGGTAGTACAAATCACAGGCCGTCATCTCCGCAGCAGAGCACCACCTGCGTCTATTAGCCTTCTCCTTGCGTGCCTCTCGCCTCCGGCGCCCAGGTCGTGCTTGCCTGCCGCGCCACACGGTGCATCTGGGTCTAGCACGTCAAGCTGGGGAGTGAAGCAGCCCACGGCAGCTCGCCTCCACACCACGCTCTTCTCCCTCCTCATCGCGGCGGTCCTCCCTACCCCGAGCTCGCCCCTGTGCTCGGGCTTTGCTCGCAGCTGAGCTCCGTGCGCGCCCATCTCCCTGCTCCAGTCCAGCCGCGTGCTCCTCCCTGCGAGCGCCGTTCTCCAGTTCGGCCTCTGCTCCTCCATCAATGGCACGCTCCTCCCTTTGCTCGGCCATGGCCACCGCGCCGAGCTCCCGTGCTCGCGCCCAGCCCCTTGCGTCGGCCTTCAGCTCGCGAAGCTTCCCTGGTGGCTGCTCTCGTTTTCCATATCCGCGCCCAACCGAGGTTCCTCCCTACGCGTGTGAGCTCTGTTGCGAGCGCCGATCCGAACCCACAAAGCCTCGTCGGTGCTCAACTAGCTCGACGCTGGCCCGACCATCGCCCTGCTGTGTCGTGCAACATTTTCCACAGCACCGCTCTTCGGTCATGGCCATTAAATCATCGTTAATCTTGCCGTCGCAGCTTCTCTGTCATGGCTGAACTCAGTTTCCTCCGTGCCACCAACCGTTAACCTCGTCGTTAAGCACAAACGCTTTACTTCCTCACCACTACACCTCCATTTGCTATCGGAGAGAAAGATTCTAGGACGTTTTGGTGGAAAGGAGAAGAAAGCTCATGTGTCGCTCGCGAGGTGCCCGAAGTAATGGTGAAACCGGAAATCATGATTGTATTCATGGCGTTCAAGACGAATTAAATTATTGGTAAGTTGTTGTCGCTCTCGCTCTTTGTTTTAAATATTTCTCATCAGTTTGGTCTATTTGCGCTGTCCAGATAAGCTGGTGACGTATACAAAAAACGTAGTAGTGTGATTTTGTGTGACGCTCGATAGGTGTTTAGCGATTTAGGAGAAACAGTGAACATCATCGTTTTCGTTAATTCCAAGTCACACAGTGATACGATAAGCTGATGTATTATTGCTCGTAGCCGAATCGTTAGATAGATTGGCTACCTAGATAGGTCGCGACAATTATCCCGTTTGTAGCACGGGCACTTATTTTATTAGACATTTGTCGGAATGCCGGAGCTATATTTAGCGTTGTGATTGTATTCATAATTTCGAAGTCGTCATGCTGTGTAGCTAAGTTTAGGTTTAAAGACATAGATTATGCGAGAAGTATTAAATCTGTGTTTTGTATCCGATGAGTGGTCGAATTAATAACATGAAGGATAGGTCTAGTGTTGTTAGCAATTAGTTGACAACTTCTACTAGCATGGTTTGTGTCGATTGTTATTTATTTGGAAAAGCCATGCCTTGCCATAGTAGTAGCCATATTGTTGTATGTCTATAACCGATTAAGTGCCCTAGATAAATATCTAGTATTACCAAAATAAGTGAAAGTGAATAATATCGATAAGTTTGTTTCTATTAGAATTGAATCAGAATAATATCGATAAGTTTGTttctaaaccaattgctgcatttccttccttggaactgtttaccattccttgattacctattttattAAAAGATTTTCTGATGcatagtcctgctttagaaaaacaaatatgTTGTtctaaacaaaaggtgatgcttcaagtggaaggggatgttttcaaaaataaaacttgatggtggatccatcatggccatgatgagtTCAACATTGaataagatgtacctctgccaggtaccaaactttgggatttaaatgattaaaacgagtccgggcggttgacttgcacgagaagggagtctcggtgtagtgtctccatctgagtcgattaaggaccgtgtcgatgtaggcttgatggttGAGTAccttttaactagtcacatgcctcatcatgggtaagctttgcctcgagcagactaataccagaaaggccaacacgcaatgggagtggagagatggcgagagtagcgtgtacccttcgtggcaagaggctggacggtggtgtatctatgctctcggttggtgtgaacccgGTATGGTCTTAAGGAACCCAAGGGCgatttgacatatgcaagggttaagtgctacatatgtcgtgtgattggagatccccatctgggtattaatcgattcggatcgttgttaaatctcggatatgaagacttggtcactgccctacatgtagcaatccagtgaactgaagggatgataaaaagacggctagtataggccaagtgcttgaactagggtagaaagaactctagatgcaggtaactttacttaacttgacaagtaaaaatggatttttaaggatccactcatagtaagcttttatgcaaacagagtccttgattcttgataagccttaccttgaatccttttaaaaccagcatacccttgagagtcttttctttagtcgagtAAGTCTTactgagtacttgcgtacttagggttttattcccattgttgctgcaggttatgagtcactttgattgtgattggtgttaagcgccaGTGGGCAcaaccttcttataagtctaagtacttcttctatacttcttattgaggattgtcactaagctagcatatatttcaaacttataaataatttataacatttcaaagtttattctttgaaccacttttgtaaccactccgataaatataatgtaaatttgttgtaacttgtaaaatttggtaataatatttctgctgcaaattgttggtgtgtgatttgtgcttacttaatcctgcggtcctggttgtaaatggtttatccgaggtccttggagCACTCAGACAGAtcatgttaagttatctggtgcacatgcatagtcgtctgatgtctttgagacaaggacaggtgcatgtgggcccaataacttgggaggttctgccacagctagtatcggagcaagattaagtataatacggtcacatacgtattttcaaaacaaagttttggttttagaaaatctattttcaactaaacacattgtttggctttgaaaaacatctttgaaaaactataatgctagcgacatcctctgttaagccctaaattgaggactatcaggtggctttgttaaaaaccactaacccacaaccgagtggatattgcatacatgtgtaatgttatttttaaggccattcagtcttgaatggatcaacgctcaggtaaggtgagatgtgagagcatgaccgaacaaacgtcggtctaggagagtgcttaattgtggcgcttgactatatacatgttctacatatgtatatacgaatgctgcgatgtggagtaattacctttccgggaattcagtaccccatggatgtgtatgggtatacagacatgggaatactgagaagtgtaatgtacttgcaacgacgcacctacgctcaggtaagaaggtgagttaccataatgggctgccctatggttaaagtgtggcagcggcgcCTATGTGTGGCttggcgcttaatgatgagctggcctccatatagcaatatatggagtataaactgtgataaattgtcatgtgtgaactgcatcatgggaaattaggttgtgatggaattttctgcaggtacactaacctcgaaaatgtATGTGTAGTTGATGACTAGCAAAATACTatgagagtcgtaagtatgccaccgagatagaacattattgccacattatgttggcaaataCTTGTGAGGATGAATAGGACAAGCATGCATCCTGGTTGTTGCATCGTGTTTGTTACCTGTGCACAAAAATGCTTTTCTCCCCTTTATTCCAATACTTGGTCATTGTAAATAATGTGGTGTCTTAGAGATATGTGTTTAGATAGCTTCCAGTTTGTTTAAATTTGACCATTAGTGCAAATGgtgtttgctcttgtattgatgtGCCGATAGAATGTTTGTGACctgtttgcctaaacccaaaaccaGGCCATGTTCTCATTTAGTGAACCACGACCCAAAATTTAATTTTCTGTTATCATTCCATGACCAAACTCATGTAAATGAATGCTTAGTtaatttctttgttggacatAAAGTGTACCCAAGCTTAAAACAAGAATATCGAGTCATGTCTCCATCCTAGATCCTACTCTTGCTCAGTTGATGCAGGTTGAGGTCTCTAGTGTATTCGGTCTCTCCTTGCGGATTATCTTGTCGCTTTatcaacccaacctaggaaagtcCTGCCTGATCATCTTCTTTAGTTTGATGCCTTTGATTtcctcatatctatcgaaggcataccaactcaaTCTTATGCTTGTTTTCCCTCCGTATCTAATATATACTAAttcttgaccttgtgatctctatgattggcatagaaatatgcttggggctgaaataACAGactcccatcgtactcctttcatcaaccaatttaggttatggccatgtcttgttcatttcatcgggccatgatccatttggctttctacttgtaaccattcttacaggtggagtctaTTTTGTATATTGTCATCCTGGCTCAGTCTATTTGTGCagcgtgagatttcttattgggtGTTGTGACTAAAACTGATGGTGCCGCAACAAaatcgagggcctcctgtggatgcaTACACACGGTTGCGCTACATGGCACGTGCTGGTATCATGGTTAGTAgttataatccattatgagactatatcaatgtgttatcttgTCACAATCTGTTTTTGCTACGTGAGATTCTTTATTGGTGCTAGTTCGATAATGGCGTCTCGATTAATGATTTATGGTACCGTcgtgaaactgagagcctcctgtaaatgcgcacacaggattttgctgcttggcgcatgccggtatcgaggtctctagtcatgatctgtTATGGAACgacactgatgtgtgatcttctgtggacttctcccttgaaacaatttctgtgTTGTTTGCTGAAACAATCAAACAACCTATGCCATCACTATTGGATCAAAGGAGTATATAACTCTGATGTATTCCTTAAGTAAATTTCTTACCAATTCAGAAGTCTTCATCAAAAATCGAAATTTGCTTTCTCTGCTACTGAGATGCagaagtttgttcattcgctctcttatttaatccatgcatTCCCGAACCAAGtcagttcatctcgcatgaagaaacggatgaacaaccggaccaaatggatttttacccgaatgcatgaccttttgctagcaaatgtgaactctcaacccttggattaccgatggtactgagaggacctaCTCAATGTCAAAACTAGTTGAACCAGTTGATTTTACTAACTTGTAGCTACATTGtaaacaaaggttgagtttagaggttGTTTTATcgagttatctaaactcactttgaTTCAACCCATCCTGAGAAAGTACTTACAAAAATCAAGTTAAGTCGATGGATAACGACCTAttcatcgctctagtcatgcctcgatcgcttcacgtgtgcttttccagcatgtgtgatcaagtcgagccatgcctagtgcttgataaaatggactggttgtaaAGTACACATCTATAGATCCTTTCGCTGGTGATTTTTTGAGTCTCTATCATTTTTCTTGGACTTGGATTCTCTGGCTAACACAagttaactgtgatgttattcgacactcacacccgtctcgtgtactGTGAACTTActgtgaccacttgttggtaaacataTTTttatgtgttttacccaagaggttgcatctggttctgtttgggtaaagtcgCATATCTACCGCCCGCCCAACAAACTCAAAtaatacagtgtcatcagaaaaagcaaactgcacacatggaaccttatgtgttcttctggcagacattgtctctattggtggacatctcTAAGTTAGCttaaggcgatacatgttatgtcgACTAGAGAAACCACATCATGAGGTACTCGCCTTCACTCAGGACTGCCTTatgattatcgctgatatggacaagggttacatgcttctctactcttaaaagtctttcgctccgaatcgcgggacaagattcttttaagggggagggctgtaacaccctaggtgttatctCCCATTAAACATCGATTACAGACTTAAGTAGGGTATTTCAGTGAGGATAACAATATTCATATCCTAATCATCTTcatctatcgcgattttaatatcgcatctgtttctgtCTATTTAGACTCTTCCTAAAATTTTCGCGAATTTTGGAACGTAATTGTTCTGAAAGCTTGCGAGTCCTGTGCCCAATTAAAATCTATCGAGTAAGCAAATAAGAATTCGGATAACAGGCGAAATTCGTTTAGGTTCAACTAAATCAAACGTTGACTAAAATATCGAATCTGATCTCGTCTGGTTTAATCCGTCTATATCTCGCTCCCGTGACAATGTTGACGTCGTCTCCAGGGAATTCTGATTGTGATGCCACATTCGGCTCGCACCATTTAAAGTTTAGTTATTTCTAAAGTGTCGAGTCTTGTGTCCATTTAAAAGTataaatctctactaactattaagttaGTAGTGTAGACCACCCCCAcctccgcccgcccgcccgcccgcaaaCCCCGCGGGAGTTACAGGATGCCCCCTCCGCATCACTAACCCCACGCCCCCAACTCCAAATCCTAAAAACCTAGCCACCTCTCTACCCATCCTCACCCTCGGCGGTGGCGCCTCTGGCGGTGGCCGACCGCCATCCAAGTTCAAGTCTGCGTCCGTCGACCTCCCGACTTCAGTGATTCTTGTTGCGGCAGTAGATCGAGGCTCCGACGAGACGGCTCCACCAGATCCAGAAGACGGAAGTAGAGAAGAGAAGCGAACCAAAGCAAGCAAGCTTCAGGAACAAGGTACTGGATCAACAACTCCTAGCTGATTCGATTCTTGAGTTTGTTCTGATCCGATCTTCCCTTCCTACTCAGCACTGCCCTATTCGATTCCATTTCGTGTTCCTCTGTGCTGCTacaggggagggggaggaggaggccACGGGCCTACCGTCCGACGTGTCGCGCGGCCACTTCGCGGTGTATGTGGGTGAGCGGCGGTGCCGGTTCGTGGTGCCCATCGCGCTGCTGGACCGCCCCGAGTTCCGGTACCTGTTGTGGCGCGCCAAGGAGGAGTTCGGGTTCGCGGGCGCCGGCGGCACCCTCGTCCTCCCCTGCGAGGAGGTTGCCTTCCGCTCCCTCACCTCCGCGCTCGCCTGCACCCGGTGAACACGTGCCCGTGTCCTGCCACTGCGTGCTTGGGATTTGCATGCCTGGCCCCGGCCCTCGGCCGCCGTGGCGCCGCCTATTCATTCGGTTCATTGGTTCGGCGAGAGCACCGTACCTACGATGTTAATGGCGTGTGTAAATATCGATTATTAGAGAAGAGGAACAGGTCCGCAGCTTTGATGAAGAAGTTTCTTCTTCTGGTTAGTTCGCTAACGCCGGTTGTTCTTGCCACGCGGCTTCCTTCTACAGGAGAGGAGACGTTCTCCACCGGGTCATAGGAATCCTGACGAGATGGACGGCAATACGAGGTCCACAGAGGCGAGTCAAAAGAAGCCCATCGTGTAAGGATTCTATTTCACCATTCACCCCCACCCACAAAAGAAGTCTCCTATCATGTCCATTGGTTGATTGCGCGTGCTCCCTCCAATGGCGCCCACATCGCAGCCCGGACGACGACCTCGTGGAGCTGTTGTGGCACAACGGGAGCGTCGTAGCGCAGCCCCAGGCGCACCACAGGCCAGCGCCGCCCTCCGACCATGacccttgttggggacttgttctcaaatgctatgaattaagaacaaggcaacataaagtgttaaatgttaatgcccttcgtccaacgaagcattattcccttaaggattaatgaaccttggacgaaggttaaaggtAGTACAATtatgaaggttaaatcttcgtaatagattgaataaagtaatatagaatatgaagcgtcaaaggtaaataaattacAAATGAACAACATTACTCTCATATTAAATTGATTTAGTATATTTAagcattgaatacaattatacctttgccttgacaaagattgattcccgaatgatgcggttgcaattacaggaatccgtgaacagtaaaggaatactgttcactatttatagacacgggacacagcctgtgaggaattacaattatgcccctcataagggattacaacaacgactcaaacatttatggactaaaaggtcattctacttttatgtcggtttgtaattccgaagcttcatgaagaggaaccttcggtcatcacatgcggacagcttcagccgaagctgtttcttcctaccataccttcggcgatgaagcatagtcccaacagtagccccttcgcggtgctagatcgtttttcgtaacgagcttgatccgtgaagaaagtatcttaggcttcgggaagccgaaggtccaaaaaacaccttccctgagctcgttgccgagaaacgattaaaataatccgagcgcgaggtggctccgccatgcagcagttacacgcgtcctggcgattcaccttctcgggttctatggcccaccgttcagtgggtgccagcagctgttcgcctggtgtaaaaatcctggcgattcaccttcttacctgcatcactatataaacagacaggtaggtgtgaagttaccacagcattcattgctatttgcactgttttgctgccaaaatttttaaccatagccgaagcttggctctcggaatcaaacgaagctccagtttgaagcctacttcgtcagaagaaaaagcttcggaagaaaaagtacttagttcccaaaaaattcagaattaaatggccagagtgcgttctaccgcttgggttgagcgtgagggaggcgaagctaaaggatcggagactgttcccatctccgaagcgatgcaacgatccggactggtaatctCGGAAGAAATCCGTACCGCTGAGACGGAGCAGACTGTCCCCATCTCCGAAGTTGCTGCCGACGCGGAGGAAGGAAATATTGagaaaactgattccgaagatgattatcaaattgccatgccaagtaagcccagccacttggacttcggaaaatcaactgtctctaaggctgatctctccaagatggtgaagtcggggtatttcagtgagagtcagaagaagctacttcgcttcgggggggaagaaactaccccgaagccggagaaggatgaaatagtcattttcaagagctttctaaaggctgggttgagattccccctccatgggattattgtagatgtattgaagaagtttgggatctactttcatcagctgactcctaacgctattgttaggcttagtgtttatatctgggccctctgaagccaagcggtggagccgtttgccgacaacttttgtcgagttcatgagctgcactaccagacgaaggctagaaaagatggattgcatgataactttggttgctataattttgcttatcggaaaaccacaaaatttcctataatcagctaccgaagcaaatggccggcaggctggaagtcggaatggttttatgtgaaagttgacgaagacaaagagaagctggtacaaagccctcttgaattgatcttcggagaaacaagaccgcgatgccaaatgtcattagaaggtcccacttgggctgcactggctgagtttaaaattatttcagagcatatcggcacaagagacctggttcaagagttcttggccttcagggtttttcctactttaaaagaatgggaaatgccgaagctagagggggagaagaaagaaggggaactcgtgcggttaccttactattacaagtttaagaaatactttaaaaaaccttgccaagagtggctggacacaattgaaataatgtgcaatgaaatactcggtaattactccaaaaaagaagatcagttgatgactgcggccttcggtacctgtccgaagcgaagactgaatcgagtgctggacgccttgggttttgaataccctgactacgaacaactgaataaaggtgtcgaaggccgaaaaaggaaaagggtaaccaAAGCTttgaatgaagatgagaaagaactaccaaaagagaagaaaattccgaagaagagaaaagtatcatctccgaagcgaaaagtatccgacgaagaagagactcctgcatcacactctgccactgaggtgaagagattttgaaggtaatgactgaatccctgcctgtgaagctaagtccattagggcctcaactgacgaagttttttcagaaggaaaaggagcccgaaaaaacgaaggaaacaactaaaacaaagagacaaagaatcatcgcagtgacagaagtcattgacaagacaccaccgagagcctcagctcggaagataccagcggctgaagaaataacaaatattgaagtcgcaccttcggagatcgcggctaccgaagctacctcaaccgaagatttgaacttggaaaccacaatcgaacatatcgacaaaatactgctagaagaAGATACGACTGCCGCCGAGgagaccatggccgcagtgtctgggaaagaaaaggaaatctctgacgaaacttcagaggacgaagccttcatgtttcaaaatttagttggacaagaactgtcaaaaaccgaaatagaagagcttaaaaaatatgccaaatcttgcggatataaactaggagcactcctcttcgggggtattgacgatgaaaaattagactgtatccgggatcaaactggagctaagattatcggtactctatcaaagagtatcggttttccgaagctagaaacggatattagccgctaccgacgacaacatatcgttggtagtttattttattccaatttcaaggtgaactactttacccttgacttttattgtttttaataacgaagacatttctaacgaaggttgtttatgtgcagagtatgctgttgagtaaagctttgaaaatgcagcaggatctggaagacaaaaaacacgaggttataattgaaaatttagagagcaaattaaaagagcaatcagctactattgaaaagaaaaacttcgagcttcatacaactgaaggcttattggcaaaagccgaagctaaaatagtagaattgaatacgaagcttctctgccaatctgaacagtttgaacaagaaaagcaagaacttaatgcgaaacttgaagccaaagtccaacaaaattcagatttgaaaaaattattggcaagccttcaagacaaatgtttggagtttagcaataaatgtattcaacgactgagaaaaatcttccactcagtcggggctagcagtgggaagttcaccccgtcaactgaagatttaccaaaaaccttcgaacatattgagggtgaaattgatgagcttgacgaagttatagccgggcatggtgacttctgtgcctgggtagcttctcggggcactgctgcagcttttatgaaagctggctgcgaccatggaaaaattgttaataggcccaatttcactctatcaccatcaattttagatgatattcctgacctcgcccgaagcatttctaatagatttgtaaagatgatatggacaaaaggcgggcgagaaaaggctggagacgaagctcggagtcatcttgaaccagtaagaaatcataccttgtgcttaccttttccttcaaacttggtttttgactctcaacaacttaattcatgtaggatgacgaagccgagactgATGCTTAGAGTACGACGCCAAAGCTGAGGCccccatgaagatcagtaggagtagactgtagaaaaactcaagaaacatt
This portion of the Zea mays cultivar B73 chromosome 2, Zm-B73-REFERENCE-NAM-5.0, whole genome shotgun sequence genome encodes:
- the LOC103643117 gene encoding auxin-responsive protein SAUR50, whose translation is MATAPSSRARAQPLASAFSSRSFPGGCSRFPYPRPTEVPPYAWEGEEEATGLPSDVSRGHFAVYVGERRCRFVVPIALLDRPEFRYLLWRAKEEFGFAGAGGTLVLPCEEVAFRSLTSALACTR